ttaatttcagttacctagtttcatcacgttatgtatttgttcaattttgtcgcaaaaacgaatttatatcataaaagtcccatcaatacagcaaaaaattattaaatggcaactctaaaaagtacctgttatggcggcaactctcttcccaacattgtttagtggtattaaaacaccttgattcttatgttccgcttcacagaactctttcacctttaatatcatttctcgagccgtactttttacaacttttggcattgtaatcaatctttaaaattcactaagctagttaaaaattgacaaaaatctaccacaacaaaagaacttgataacatcgacgaatgacaacattgccgacctgtcaaatttagttccaaaagtcaccgcgggacttctttcatgaaaagcactatagtTGGTTagttcataatatttttaaatcatattgcacagatatattattttatgaaattataacgTTCCTTTCAACATTTTCAGACGATTTcttgtaattatatttcaatactCTAATATGAATTCTGTATTAAAAAGAGCAAAaagattgaaaataatatgtcacgtaaattttaaagttgtaatatatttgtttacacACAATTACACATCAATAACGACGAAAAAGACGTTCCTCTACAAGCGTTTGCCTTGCAATTTGAAAAGTTCCACATAAGCGGTGTGATTTGTCAAAACTGTCAGTCAGGATACGTGGCCCGAAAATTTGTGGAGTTTCTTgtgttgtttatatttttagtgtgtGAAtacgataaaatataataaaactgaaGTAAgtgtaaaaatgttataaatgtatctatttgacaaataatttaacttttttgattCTAATACataccaattttaaattacatttttaaaagtgGGTCTCCAGCTGTCAACCTTCGTGTAAGAatctttttgaaaataaaacttgttacagtcttattttatatgtaatagactcaaaatattatgaaaaattcatGTGTCGCATTACTTCTGGAAATTCTACCCAGATGAAATGAAATCTTCCTAGCAATTACAAATCCAATCTTACTGTCATAATTcgtttatgttaaaaagttagttattattgtttaaaattatccgaattattttacaaataaaccgcaatttgtagttacatataggtaacataaaaaCAGACATCTAAATGCACTATAAAgactcaaaaaaatattactgtcATTATGTCataaacatacaattaaaGATAATCAAGtggtatattaaatttataattattctcatGCATAATTAAATAGGGTTATTATACATTGTTACAGATAATTATCACACAAAATGATGAATCCACAATATCCACCACCAGGCCAAAATAATAATGCGCCAAATAATCCACTAAACTATCCTCCATCACAAGATTACAATGGCATTCAAAattctaataattataacCAAATTCCACCTAATAGTTCCCAAAATGATATATCAAACAAGATGCAAAATATGAATGTAAATGGGCCACAGGGATTTATACCACCATCCCAACTGCCACCAGGTCAGTTACCTCCAAATTTTCCACCCACATCTAACTTTAACCAAATGCCACCTGGTGTTAAATCATTGCAACCTGGCCGGCCACCAGTCACAAGTATGCCTCAACAATTCCCTGCTTCAATGGGCCAAATTCCTCCATCTTCTACTCCTGGTCCTCAGTTCAATCAACCACCTACATCTATGCACATGCCAAAGCCCATGCAACAACAACCTGGTATGCAGAGCCAAACAGGGATGCCACCGATGCAACAAAATCCTCAAATGCCACTTCAGTATGGACAGGGTCCTCCAACTAGTCAACCAGGCTTGAACCAACCCCAAATGAGACCTGATCAAGGGTCACTTGGGCAAAACATACCATCAAATATACAGAATAGAGGTCCTATGCCTAATCAGCATTTTTCACAAGCAAGTTCCATGCCACCAACAAGTCAGCAGGGTTCAATGAGACCTGACACTCAAGGACCTCCTAGCATGCAGAAACCTTTACAACAATCCCATATGCCACAACAGGGATTGCCTATTCAACAAGCTGTGGCCCAACAATCAGGCATGCCTTCTCAACAAGCAGTGCCCCCACAACCAAGCATGCCTCCACAACAAAGATTGCCACCGCAGCCAGGAATGCCACCTCAGCCCAGTATGCCACCGCAGCCAGGCATGCCACCTCATCAAGGTATGCCACCGAAGCAGGGCATGCCACAGCAGCAGGGTATGCCACCGCAGCAGAGCATGCCACAGCAGCAGGGAATGCCACCACAGCAGGGAATGCCACCGCAGCAGGGAATGCCACCACAGCAGGGCATGCCACCGCAGCAGGGCATGCCACCGCAGCAGGGCATGCCACCGCAGCAGGGCATGCCACCGCAGCAGGGCATGCCACCGCAGCAGGGCATGCCACCGCAGCAGGGCATGCCACCGCAGCAGGGCATGCCACCGCAGCAGGGCATACCGCCGCAGCCAGGCATGCCACCACAGATGGGCATGAATTCTCAGCCAGGCATGGCTCCACGATCAGGAATGCCTCAGCAACCAGGCACGGCTGCACAACCTGGAATGCCTCCCCGACCAGGAATGCCCCCACAGCCGGGAATGCCTCCACAACCGGGAATGCCTCCACAACCGGGAATGCCTCTACAACCGGGAATGCCTCCACAACCGGGAATGCCTCCACAGCCGGGAATGCCTCCACAGCCAGGAATGCCTCCACAGCCGGGAATGCCTCCACAGCCGGGAATGCCTCCACAGCCAGGAATGCCTCCACAGCCAGGAATGCCTCCACAGTCAGGCATGCCCCCCTCATCACAGTACAATCAGTTTCAATCTATGCCTGGTATGCCTCACATGCCACCACCATTGAATCAGCAGGGACAGTTCACTGCACCACCACAAAATCCTCAATATCCaggtaattttattgttgtacTTTGTGGTATTTGCTATTAGATACTTGatcctaatattatttattatggtaattttatgtataaacaCTTTTTCAGGAATGCCCCCAATGCCTCAACAAAATTACCAGGCAGGTTCAGGATATCCACCACCTTTCCCAGCCCAACAGCCAAGTTATGGACAGCAGCCATACCAGCAACCTCAACAAAGAAGGCTCGATCCTGATCAGATGCCAAGTCCAGTAAGtgctgttaaaataattttccatttgtatattgttttcaaaagcaaaaatttaatttcttaaagcATTAGAGACTagagttttataaatttacagtaaataatttattaggattaaattattttatagtcttttttataaaataattagagaATTGTATTTAGTATCTAAATATAgaatcataattatattattaagacaCTTTAAGTAATAgacctttttaataattaaatattaatatatcacCATTAGATCCAAGTGATGTCCGATGACCAAAATAACCGCAGTGGAGTATTTGTAACCAACGATAAAGGCTTAGTGCCTCCACTTGTCACCACTGACTTTATTGTTGATGATAAAGGAAATGCTAGTAAGTtcaattttatcttttactgAAGTTCATTATGTCCTAACTTTTGATAATATTCAGATTCCTAATGATTTGATTCTAAATctcaaataaaacttttttgcaaatgtaGCGACATATGTTGCAAACACTTGTAACTATTTGttatctattttaaatgaGGACAAATTCATCTAAAATGATATCTTCAcataactaattatatttatttgatttttaatgtatGTGCATTGTGCTATTGAAGTAAGGGAACTTTTTCTCTGTGTAGGTCCCAGATTCATAAGAAGTTCCCTGTACAGTGTTCCTGTGACAACTGACCTTCTCAAACAAACATCCATTCCCTTCTGCCTTGTTGTAAGTACACTTTATAAGACAATGTAAAGCCAACCTAAGTCTATTGCCAATCCTGAAATCTCTTAAGTTTTACAATAATGTCTATTGTAAATGGTCAATATTTCAgactaaaaactttttaatcattttgttAATCTTATATCTGTAACTGTATAGTGTGTTACTGTTTTCTTACTTCTTTGAGTTTTTGAGCAAGAAAAACCCTAGCTTAATCtctttttaagtaatattgtataataaatacaatattaagtattatagttattcaaataattttgcgGAGCCGAAATTCTTAATatcttattaattactaaatttgtatgacttcAGATTGCCCCCATGGCAGAGACAGTGGGTACAGAACAGGAGCCACCATTAATTGACTTTGCAGCCCTCACGGGGTCACCTAACATGGGCCCAGTGAGATGCAGTCGATGCAAAGCATATATCTGTCCCAATATGAAGTTTGTAGATGCGGGCAGGCATTTTAAGTGTGCCTTCTGTAAAGCTACTACTGAGGGTATGTTAATCTTAAAGACATAatctttgaataaataaaaatttgctaTGATTTGAAATTTGCTATACATATGATGTCTGTCAAATGTAAGtctcaaaaaaattatgaatgtaGCTAAATAATCATTTCTATTAAAATGACTGATGCTAAcagctaaataaataaatataataaatgtatttttgtgattaaaaatactttccaCTTCTCAAATAAAACTTTGCAATGTTAGCTCGGCACAACAAACATTAACATAAACATTCATAAAtgtaagaatattatttattttagtgcCAATGGAGTACACGCAATACATAAACACAATGCAACAGTACGGAAGACTTCCGGCTGAAATTAGTGTCGGCGCCTACGAAATTGTCGCTACTAAAGAATATTGTAGGGTGAGTTATTTACTCTTTACTCAGTATCGAAGCCTGAAAAAGTTCTCTTCTATATGGCTGTTGCCattgtcaatttatatatgttcttattaataattaaatagatttttattcaaatctgttaataatttatttcagaaCAACACCCTGCCTAATCCACCAGCTGTAGTATTCGTAATAGACGTATCGTATAACTCCATGAAGAGTGGTCTTCTGCGCACTATATGTGACAATATTCTGGATATCATTcaggtaaataaaaaacgtgGCGCTACCTTCTAGCTCTTCGGATTCcttatctgtttcgtgatcattcctttttacataataagcaagtaggtgtaCAGGCGTCTGTGTCAGACACGCCATCACTGTTTTAGTGAGTGTTTATTGCACATATAGAAAGATAAGTCCACTGGTGAACAGCGGTGGTTTGAACACACATCTCAGGGTTGAGAGGCGCACGCCCAATCCACTAATTTAACACCACTCTAGATAAATAATGGCACCAAATAGAATCTTAGAAgaaatttaacaataataacttttctcttaaaaacatttttataaggcCGTATAGATTTAAAGTAAGGCCGATTATTCTTTGTAGTTTCTAGAAATGAAGTTGggtttataattacttttacagGCAATGCCAAAGGATGAACAAACTGGCAAGTGTATGACCCGAGTAGGATTCATTACTTACAGTTCTACTGTGCACTTCTACAATATCAAGGTGAGATTgacatttaattaatgaaataattgtacaaacaaaaaaaatgaacttatcgaaatagaaaatatgtaaaattacataatatgtcgAACAGAATATACCACAATATAGAACaggaaaaactaaattttacaaaattgtgAGCAAAtggaattatatattttcatttattggaAATTGCAAAAACATAGAATTGggactattaaaaaaattaatataaaatttgtataactaatattttaaatagtgttttttaattctaaaaagtatatgaaaattaattttagaactaatgaattaattaaaaaaactgccTAAACACTATTGTCACAGgaattctgttttattataattgacaaTATTCTAGGGTTCCCTTGCACAACCACAAATGCTATCAGTCGGTGACATCGGAGACATGTTTGTACCAATCCTGGAAGGCTTCCTTGTAGAAGCTGAAGAGTCTGGACCGGTTCTGGAGGCATTGCTCGAGCAATTACCCACAATATTTGCTGAGAACCAGAATACTGAGATTATTTTGTTGCCTGCTGTTCAGGTAAGATAATTTACAAAGGAtacttatgtatatatatatgttgaaCATTTATTTACCGCCACATTTAGGAATAACAAGCAAACATAAATGCTATGATTACACAACATTctgtatataatgtattttgtgtatatttattCAACGGGTtgttaatattacaatttaaggcTTAGAAAACAGAAAGATTATGTATTTGACTAAAACTTGTTGCACATTGCACAAATGATAGAACATTATTTTGCTATGACCAAAAATACACAACTAaacatagataatattaaattatatttaggaATTAAACtctctttattattttgtgtattataaaaatatcaataataatttttaggcCGGTCTGGAAGCCCTTAAAGCGGCAGATACCTGTGGTCAACTCTTAGTATTCCACACATCGCTTCCAACTTACAATGCGCCCGGAAAACTTATTAATAGAGAAGATAGAAAACTTCTTGGAACAGAAAAAGAGAAGCAGATCTTGAGtgagtttttactttttggcgtaatatttttttgttaaattaaatttgtcgTATTTTTTGGCCaacactttttatatttattctgaaGGAAATTTGAGGAACTACACAATATATGAGTATATTCatgatttattgtatataattttttttgaatgtttGGGATTTTTCAAAGATATTCAATATCGTATCATAAAACATGAATgccattttaaaatacacaactaaatttataaatgtgaatattatgtacataagtTTGATGTTTGAATAATTATGTTCAAGGTCCCCAAACAACAGCGTACAACGAGCTAGGTCAAGCGTGTTCCGCTGCGGGCGTGTCCGTCGAACTGTTCGTATTTAACAACTCGTACGTCGATACGGCAACTATCGGACAACTGCCGCGATTGACGGGCGGACAAGTGCATAAATACACTTATTTCACTGTAAGTTTATTTCATTCGAGACGGAGCCGATAAACCGACAgagaattaaaatttttacctaaaatatattttagttaaaaaaattggtcaTCTTATGTTAAaagaagtaatttaaaatttgtatagtagatttttgaagtgaaaacttctttagcggcgtacacttttttggaatgggtaaaaaatgttattctcgcgtcaggacacgtgacctgatcgaaaattcgtaagacggatggagagtagacggttggcgcggcgtatttaatgtaatataaattgtcatgtttgggtacgatagcgcaataaataaatattgtattccaCGTATATGATAGtatgtacttttatactgataaagcaattcgtgtaaaattattccctaaccattccaaaatatcaaaaatgcacaacgttaatattcaagttttcacttctgccggcactcccggagtgcaacccgtggTTGTTTTTCTTATCATTTTTGATAACTTTCATTATGTTTGGAAGGAGAGAGAAGAAAAGAAAGGCTACACATTGCGATTGATAATGAAATCTTGATTTTTCGTCGTCTTCGCTCTTTTGctttataactaatatatttCCAGGCTGAAACAGACGGCAGTCGTCTATGCCGTGATGTTCGTCGCGTAGTGACGCGTAACACTGCTCACGATGCCGTGATGCGTGTACGCACGTCCACGGGCGTACGAGCTACTGACTTCTTCGGACATTTCTTTATGTCTAACACCACTGATGTCGAATTGGCTGCTATtggtatgttttaattattaatatgtttattatcacAGTTTCTTTCAGACTTAAAGAAGACATTATTGGTGGCGTAATGGAGAAAGTTTTCAAGCAAGTCTTTACTAAAAATCTACAATTCTGCAGTTGGAAAATATTCTCTTTTAATCACTAACTACTAGTGAACAGTTGATTGGAGTAATATTTcaactgatattttttttatctgccAATTTCTGACAGGACGTACGTCTTGGTTAACGCaagtacatttaaattaaactttactGACGATAACTGACATTTCGAATATTTTACAGCAATCGTGGTCACGATCAGCACATTTAATAATGCAATAAATTCGCGCTTATGTctgttaaataagttttatttaaaggaCTGGACTAATAATATCTCGggatattaataatagataaggaggcgtccataaattacgtgaggtgtttcttttaattttctgtacctccctccccccctggtgagatgtcgtgagattttattcaaccccctcccccatcccccaatctcacgtgagatttttcaaaatgtaggtttcttacgtaaatgcgttggattgttattgtaaaaagaaaaaaaaattgcttcgtgcttttatttacaactaaaacaaaataagtgaaatttaggtatggagttagcgggaagttgcagagataGGCTTAAGGGTTAACtgttttcctaatttttttttaattagaaaaaaaattgcgtgatatttgccgagaccccccctttctccaacgtaagattaaatgagatttgactcgaccccctctccccccttaaacacctcacgtaatttatggacgccccctaataGACTCGGGAAACGTTGTTtggccatgtatattatttctaggaaatttttttattgttaaataaacataactaactactataataaaaaatagtggttgatcgtagagggtgtatgtaattttatttggtatatcaaaaaaaataaaaacaaaaaattatgtctaaaaaataaaattaaatgtggTTCGATTCGCAGAACTAACCGAAATTCACACAAAACACCGTAGcacgagaattttattcacattataaataaacttagatttaaaaaatgaaatgcttataaatttactgccagttatAAATCAAAAGAATAACctctaacattaaaaatatttgattaattagACCCTGACAAGGCGATAGGCGTCGAAATAAAACATGACGACAAACTGACGGGCGAGGACGGCGTATACATACAAACTGCGTTGCTGTACACGCATCGATCCGGTCAGAGAAGATTACGTGTGCTAAACCTAGCACTCAATGTGGCCCACCAGCTCGCTGATGTGTATAGATCTGCTGAATTGGATACGATGATCAATTTCCTAACTAAAcaaggtatttatttttaccgatttttttccataaaaacaaattcaaagtattcgttagtatttatttatcacagCGAAATATAAGAATTTGACAGAAACAAACGAAAGATTACTTCAGCTAAAGAATTGCTATatgctttaaaaaaagtagaaTTGACCGATGATGTATTAAGAAtgattaaacaataataaacctAATATTACTATTGATTGGTCTTCGtcaagaattttaaataaataaatcgtttatttgccaaGATAGTGGTATTAGATCGATCAACTAcaaaaatccgcacaatcagccatatataaataggcatgcaaatgtcatattcaTTTTTACAATGTCATAAAAAtgagttaagttatttataattggtgTCAAACTACACCGTTTACTAAATGTTACCATCTTCCTTAAACGCTTTATAAACTTATTGTGGTATTAATGTTTCAGCGGTATGGGTCCTTCGTGACGCCCCACCCCGCGCAGTACGTGAAGGTTTAACAACCCGATGCGCGCGTTCGTTGGCCGCGTACAGAAGACACTGTGCGTCGCCATCTTCTGCGGCCCAATTAGTCTTACCGGAGTCTATGAAACTACTGCCTTTGTATACCAGCGGTCTATTACGGTCAGACGCTATTTCTGGAGGTATGTATTGTTACAATCACACATGAAGTtggtaaatttttgttataaatatattaaaaaccatctcatagaatattttcttggtttgtaataattttaaatagctttTTAAAGCGAGGTAAAATATTACTCTATGACAatgtacttatatattttgtttttattaaatatgttctttttagtaaaaaaatacataagggCACAATGTTGTATTATCTATTCCCAAAAAATACGTACCATAAATATTCTTAGAAATATGAACTGTTATTGTCAAAACAATAGACCATAAATTTTCAACTATATTTGTATGATAGAGCTATTTCTATGGaacaaatgaaattataaaaaagtataataaaataaatgttccaGGTCCAGACATAACCTGTGACGACCGTTCGTGCGCAATGTACCGTGCGTTGACAGCGGACGTATGTCAGTCCGTAGTATACACGTACCCGCGTCTTCTTCCATTACATACGCTTCCAAATACGCCGCAGCCGCTTAGGGCCTCTGTCGATAAGATGAGCGATCAGGGGGTCTATCTGCTtggtaagtatattttaagataaattaGGATAACTGGGTTTGAACTCCAATGTGTATAGATTTGATTCCCGGTGCAATATAGTTTCTAGTTTGAAAACACAAAAGGCAACTTCCTCcctgttaataaaaataattaaacacagAAATGAGCCTGCATATTACTTGTTGAAGAACAAAACTAagataaaaagctttaaattTCTACGAAGTTTGGTGGAAGGGGTTATAATATTCTGAACTTTACTGTGGAATATAATGAGTAACATACTAACTAACATAGAACCTCTCGTTTAAGATTATAAGACgctaatgaaatattatttgaaaacgtAGTAACAAAACTGAATTCATCGAAATTGCTATCATAACACATCATGGTTACATCGATAGTACATTAGGCCATACAAAGGTAACTAGCAGAATGGTGTGTGATGCAACACACCATCCACAATATCTCAATACTCAATAAAAAGCAAGTAATTTCAGCAATTTATTAAGCACCTACTGTTTGTACATACTTTGTAAGTTGTTGAGATCAGTTTTGTTCTAGGTCTTCACATATATCAtatatcaaatcaatgtataaaaaatattgtaaaaactattttaaaagtaagtatggagtttctATCCGATGCTTCTCCATATGAAACAACcggtgtaatttaaaaaaaaactttcaaaAGCGCCTTTATTACGcctaaatgatttgacttcgactttgtatattttgtttgccCGTTACATAcacattacattaaataatttagg
This Pieris napi chromosome 16, ilPieNapi1.2, whole genome shotgun sequence DNA region includes the following protein-coding sequences:
- the LOC125057155 gene encoding protein transport protein Sec24C isoform X2; the encoded protein is MMNPQYPPPGQNNNAPNNPLNYPPSQDYNGIQNSNNYNQIPPNSSQNDISNKMQNMNVNGPQGFIPPSQLPPGQLPPNFPPTSNFNQMPPGVKSLQPGRPPVTSMPQQFPASMGQIPPSSTPGPQFNQPPTSMHMPKPMQQQPGMQSQTGMPPMQQNPQMPLQYGQGPPTSQPGLNQPQMRPDQGSLGQNIPSNIQNRGPMPNQHFSQASSMPPTSQQGSMRPDTQGPPSMQKPLQQSHMPQQGLPIQQAVAQQSGMPSQQAVPPQPSMPPQQRLPPQPGMPPQPSMPPQPGMPPHQGMPPKQGMPQQQGMPPQQSMPQQQGMPPQQGMPPQQGMPPQQGMPPQQGMPPQQGMPPQQGMPPQQGMPPQQGMPPQQGMPPQQGMPPQQGIPPQPGMPPQMGMNSQPGMAPRSGMPQQPGTAAQPGMPPRPGMPPQPGMPPQPGMPPQPGMPLQPGMPPQPGMPPQPGMPPQPGMPPQPGMPPQPGMPPQPGMPPQPGMPPQSGMPPSSQYNQFQSMPGMPHMPPPLNQQGQFTAPPQNPQYPGMPPMPQQNYQAGSGYPPPFPAQQPSYGQQPYQQPQQRRLDPDQMPSPIQVMSDDQNNRSGVFVTNDKGLVPPLVTTDFIVDDKGNASPRFIRSSLYSVPVTTDLLKQTSIPFCLVIAPMAETVGTEQEPPLIDFAALTGSPNMGPVRCSRCKAYICPNMKFVDAGRHFKCAFCKATTEVPMEYTQYINTMQQYGRLPAEISVGAYEIVATKEYCRNNTLPNPPAVVFVIDVSYNSMKSGLLRTICDNILDIIQAMPKDEQTGKCMTRVGFITYSSTVHFYNIKGSLAQPQMLSVGDIGDMFVPILEGFLVEAEESGPVLEALLEQLPTIFAENQNTEIILLPAVQAGLEALKAADTCGQLLVFHTSLPTYNAPGKLINREDRKLLGTEKEKQILSPQTTAYNELGQACSAAGVSVELFVFNNSYVDTATIGQLPRLTGGQVHKYTYFTAETDGSRLCRDVRRVVTRNTAHDAVMRVRTSTGVRATDFFGHFFMSNTTDVELAAIDPDKAIGVEIKHDDKLTGEDGVYIQTALLYTHRSGQRRLRVLNLALNVAHQLADVYRSAELDTMINFLTKQAVWVLRDAPPRAVREGLTTRCARSLAAYRRHCASPSSAAQLVLPESMKLLPLYTSGLLRSDAISGGPDITCDDRSCAMYRALTADVCQSVVYTYPRLLPLHTLPNTPQPLRASVDKMSDQGVYLLENGVHMLLWVGSQASPEFVNDVFGAPSPHQLNTQVCELPELDNELNRAVRALLEDARDKRRTAMRLEIVHQNGKNEALYRKMLLEDSGVDGTPSYVEFLMNTHKMVQKII
- the LOC125057155 gene encoding protein transport protein Sec24C isoform X4 produces the protein MMNPQYPPPGQNNNAPNNPLNYPPSQDYNGIQNSNNYNQIPPNSSQNDISNKMQNMNVNGPQGFIPPSQLPPGQLPPNFPPTSNFNQMPPGVKSLQPGRPPVTSMPQQFPASMGQIPPSSTPGPQFNQPPTSMHMPKPMQQQPGMQSQTGMPPMQQNPQMPLQYGQGPPTSQPGLNQPQMRPDQGSLGQNIPSNIQNRGPMPNQHFSQASSMPPTSQQGSMRPDTQGPPSMQKPLQQSHMPQQGLPIQQQAVPPQPSMPPQQRLPPQPGMPPQPSMPPQPGMPPHQGMPPKQGMPQQQGMPPQQSMPQQQGMPPQQGMPPQQGMPPQQGMPPQQGMPPQQGMPPQQGMPPQQGMPPQQGMPPQQGMPPQQGMPPQQGIPPQPGMPPQMGMNSQPGMAPRSGMPQQPGTAAQPGMPPRPGMPPQPGMPPQPGMPPQPGMPLQPGMPPQPGMPPQPGMPPQPGMPPQPGMPPQPGMPPQPGMPPQPGMPPQSGMPPSSQYNQFQSMPGMPHMPPPLNQQGQFTAPPQNPQYPGMPPMPQQNYQAGSGYPPPFPAQQPSYGQQPYQQPQQRRLDPDQMPSPIQVMSDDQNNRSGVFVTNDKGLVPPLVTTDFIVDDKGNASPRFIRSSLYSVPVTTDLLKQTSIPFCLVIAPMAETVGTEQEPPLIDFAALTGSPNMGPVRCSRCKAYICPNMKFVDAGRHFKCAFCKATTEVPMEYTQYINTMQQYGRLPAEISVGAYEIVATKEYCRNNTLPNPPAVVFVIDVSYNSMKSGLLRTICDNILDIIQAMPKDEQTGKCMTRVGFITYSSTVHFYNIKGSLAQPQMLSVGDIGDMFVPILEGFLVEAEESGPVLEALLEQLPTIFAENQNTEIILLPAVQAGLEALKAADTCGQLLVFHTSLPTYNAPGKLINREDRKLLGTEKEKQILSPQTTAYNELGQACSAAGVSVELFVFNNSYVDTATIGQLPRLTGGQVHKYTYFTAETDGSRLCRDVRRVVTRNTAHDAVMRVRTSTGVRATDFFGHFFMSNTTDVELAAIDPDKAIGVEIKHDDKLTGEDGVYIQTALLYTHRSGQRRLRVLNLALNVAHQLADVYRSAELDTMINFLTKQAVWVLRDAPPRAVREGLTTRCARSLAAYRRHCASPSSAAQLVLPESMKLLPLYTSGLLRSDAISGGPDITCDDRSCAMYRALTADVCQSVVYTYPRLLPLHTLPNTPQPLRASVDKMSDQGVYLLENGVHMLLWVGSQASPEFVNDVFGAPSPHQLNTQVCELPELDNELNRAVRALLEDARDKRRTAMRLTVMRQHDKLEAVLRHFLVEDRGVDGSSSYVDYLCHIHKEIRNLL
- the LOC125057155 gene encoding protein transport protein Sec24C isoform X3, with product MMNPQYPPPGQNNNAPNNPLNYPPSQDYNGIQNSNNYNQIPPNSSQNDISNKMQNMNVNGPQGFIPPSQLPPGQLPPNFPPTSNFNQMPPGVKSLQPGRPPVTSMPQQFPASMGQIPPSSTPGPQFNQPPTSMHMPKPMQQQPGMQSQTGMPPMQQNPQMPLQYGQGPPTSQPGLNQPQMRPDQGSLGQNIPSNIQNRGPMPNQHFSQASSMPPTSQQGSMRPDTQGPPSMQKPLQQSHMPQQGLPIQQAVAQQSGMPSQQAVPPQPSMPPQQRLPPQPGMPPQPSMPPQPGMPPHQGMPPKQGMPQQQGMPPQQSMPQQQGMPPQQGMPPQQGMPPQQGMPPQQGMPPQQGMPPQQGMPPQQGMPPQQGMPPQQGMPPQQGMPPQQGIPPQPGMPPQMGMNSQPGMAPRSGMPQQPGTAAQPGMPPRPGMPPQPGMPPQPGMPPQPGMPLQPGMPPQPGMPPQPGMPPQPGMPPQPGMPPQPGMPPQPGMPPQPGMPPQSGMPPSSQYNQFQSMPGMPHMPPPLNQQGQFTAPPQNPQYPGMPPMPQQNYQAGSGYPPPFPAQQPSYGQQPYQQPQQRRLDPDQMPSPIQVMSDDQNNRSGVFVTNDKGLVPPLVTTDFIVDDKGNASPRFIRSSLYSVPVTTDLLKQTSIPFCLVIAPMAETVGTEQEPPLIDFAALTGSPNMGPVRCSRCKAYICPNMKFVDAGRHFKCAFCKATTEVPMEYTQYINTMQQYGRLPAEISVGAYEIVATKEYCRNNTLPNPPAVVFVIDVSYNSMKSGLLRTICDNILDIIQAMPKDEQTGKCMTRVGFITYSSTVHFYNIKGSLAQPQMLSVGDIGDMFVPILEGFLVEAEESGPVLEALLEQLPTIFAENQNTEIILLPAVQAGLEALKAADTCGQLLVFHTSLPTYNAPGKLINREDRKLLGTEKEKQILSPQTTAYNELGQACSAAGVSVELFVFNNSYVDTATIGQLPRLTGGQVHKYTYFTAETDGSRLCRDVRRVVTRNTAHDAVMRVRTSTGVRATDFFGHFFMSNTTDVELAAIDPDKAIGVEIKHDDKLTGEDGVYIQTALLYTHRSGQRRLRVLNLALNVAHQLADVYRSAELDTMINFLTKQAVWVLRDAPPRAVREGLTTRCARSLAAYRRHCASPSSAAQLVLPESMKLLPLYTSGLLRSDAISGGPDITCDDRSCAMYRALTADVCQSVVYTYPRLLPLHTLPNTPQPLRASVDKMSDQGVYLLENGVHMLLWVGSQASPEFVNDVFGAPSPHQLNTQVCELPELDNELNRAVRALLEDARDKRRTAMRLEIVHQNGKNEALYRKMLLEDSGVDGTPSYVEFLMNTHKMVQKIM